The following are encoded in a window of Methanobrevibacter ruminantium M1 genomic DNA:
- a CDS encoding multidrug transporter: MSSLISIPTLPLIVIALICGILSFISTRLVMPWLIGKLEQAEIIGKDIHKSSRPIVAEMGGIGIIFGFIIGIFAGIILFPVLTFQLVVVLLVVLLVGIIGMVDDLIVLSSKEKLFLLFLAGIPLWWVAPPNVGLLYMIMIPIAVSITSNLTNMLAGLNGIESGLGVISMTSLTISCIILGKYDVAIISMTMLGTLLAFLYYNKYPAKVFPGDTGTLIIGATIAAIAFIGRVKLIAFIVLLPNIIDAALKFYSAGVMERQQHNPTQLNEDGKLVRPEQGFKSLIRLVLRKPVDEKTAVMMIWGIGIIFGILGIIVALLMPGVTHDQTFAQFIHLKDYFYYLG, translated from the coding sequence ATGTCAAGTTTAATTTCAATTCCTACTTTGCCTTTAATTGTTATCGCATTGATATGTGGGATTCTTTCATTTATAAGTACTCGTTTGGTTATGCCTTGGCTTATTGGTAAGCTTGAGCAGGCGGAAATTATTGGAAAGGACATTCATAAGTCCTCCCGTCCCATTGTAGCTGAAATGGGTGGTATTGGTATAATATTCGGATTCATCATAGGGATCTTTGCCGGAATAATTCTCTTTCCAGTATTGACCTTCCAGCTTGTGGTTGTCCTTCTGGTTGTTCTTCTTGTTGGAATCATCGGCATGGTTGATGACCTTATTGTATTGTCCTCAAAGGAGAAGCTATTCCTTCTCTTTTTGGCAGGCATACCATTATGGTGGGTTGCCCCTCCTAATGTAGGCCTTCTATATATGATCATGATTCCGATAGCAGTATCAATCACCTCAAACCTTACCAACATGCTTGCAGGATTGAATGGAATAGAATCAGGCCTTGGGGTTATTTCAATGACCTCACTTACAATAAGCTGTATCATTCTTGGAAAGTATGACGTTGCGATTATAAGCATGACAATGCTTGGAACCCTTCTTGCATTCCTTTATTATAACAAGTATCCGGCCAAGGTTTTTCCAGGGGATACCGGTACCCTTATCATTGGGGCGACAATCGCTGCAATTGCGTTTATTGGAAGGGTAAAGCTCATAGCATTCATTGTCCTTCTACCGAACATTATAGATGCAGCGTTAAAGTTCTACAGTGCTGGAGTTATGGAAAGGCAGCAGCACAATCCGACTCAGCTTAATGAGGACGGCAAGCTTGTAAGGCCGGAGCAGGGATTCAAATCCCTTATCAGGCTTGTATTGAGAAAGCCGGTGGATGAAAAGACTGCTGTGATGATGATATGGGGAATAGGCATTATTTTTGGTATTCTTGGTATAATTGTTGCACTGCTGATGCCTGGGGTAACTCATGATCAGACATTTGCACAGTTTATACACTTGAAAGATTATTTCTATTATTTGGGCTAA
- a CDS encoding Ig-like domain-containing protein, translated as MEGLAVGEYNVTVEYSNDPNYNNSNASTLFHVDKANIPDVPNTEGLVVIPTNITYLEDESITVTLDVPNATGKVTININGTDIETKEIGGGTVTFTVSGLAVGEYNVTAKYTDDPNYNDVNASALFNVSPAASNVTVVPTNITYLENETITISVNVTNATGTLVVKINGTEVNTTTFTGEDKPTIVVTVPDLAVGEYNVTVEYIDDPNYNNSDASALFHVDKANIPDVNPDTGIVVVPTNITYNDDETITVTVNVSNATGKVTIKINDTDIVLSKNITEDGSQTVTFNVPGLVVGDYNVTAEYTDDANYNDVNASALFKVEPAASNVTVVPVNITYGENETITVSVDINNATGNVTIKINGTAVELTKNITEEGSQTVTFNVPGLAVGEYNVTAVYHDDVNYNESNASALFNVKKSAPVNLTVTATNVTYGENVTVTVTVPDDATGNVTITIGDYTDKKEITPGSNTVEFTVPNLEVNNYVVYANYSGDSNYESGIVNAPFHVDKANSTVIVEATNITYGEDETITVTVPNNNATGWVTVSVNGSEIGSKKIGTDGKATFTVKDLEAGEYEVTVTYDGDRNYNGNNNLTRFTVDKANITEDNITVVPTNITYLDNETIAVTIGVNNATGIVTIKINGTNIELSKNITEDGSQTVTFNVPGLVVGDYNVTAEYTADHNYNDVNASALFKVEPASSNVTVEAVNITYLDNETITVTVPITNASGTVVIKINGTQKDERTVSGDNPTYNITVGGLAVGEYNVTVEYSNDPNYNSSNASTLFHVDKANIPDVNPDTGIVVVPTNITYNDDETITVTVDVPNATGNVTIRINGTDVELTKNITEDGSQSVTFNVPGLVVGDYNVTVEYTDDANYNDVNASALFKVEPAASNVTVVPTNITYLDNETITISVNVTNATGTVVVKINGTEVNTTTFTGEDKPTIVVTVPDLAVGEYNVTVEYTDDPNYNNSDASALFHVDKANIPDVNPDTGIVVVPTNITYNEDETITVTVDVPNATGNVTIKINGTDVELTKNITEDGSQSVTFNVPGLVVGDYNVTVEYTDDANYNDVNASALFKVEPAASNVAVVPTNITYLDNETITVTVDVPNATGMVTIKINGTGVELTKNITEDGSQTVTFNVPGLTAGEYNVTAVYHDDVNYNESNASALFNVKKSAPVNLTVTATNVTYGDNVTVTATVPNDATGNVTITIGDYTEKKEITPGSNTVEFTVPDLEVNNYVVYANYSSDSNYESGIVNAPFHVDKAPSHVEVDGIDINYTDLETITVTVSDNNATGFVTITINGTDIELTKEVSAGQAVFDVKDLVVGEYNVTAVYHSDRNYLNSTASDTFKVDKSDVKNMTISPVNITYGENETITVRITDNNITGNITISVNGTEYGPVELDNGVAVFNVPGLIVGDYEVTASYSGDSNYNPASSTETFTVDKEKPNVHVVSENIDYGKNETITVIVDGFNVTGNVTIKINGTEIATKEINDKGRAVFVVPGLQAGEYEVVAIYNGDDNHESSEGSDTFTVATVTPNMDVETEDIDYGDNETITVTLPKDAKGSVNITITDENGTVVYEGEAQLEDGKATVDVPGITPGPYNVTVKYPGDRNYNPTNKTVRFNVDKVVPDVDVDTVNIDYGDNETVTVTVNPVDGGVTPTGSVNVTVRDSDGKVVYEGNVDLVAGKATLDVPDLGAGDYTVDVRYGGDSNYDDSTGGSSFNVAKVSPDMDVQTEDIDYGDNETVTVTLPKDATGTVNVTIKDNDGNVFYEGEAELKEGKVTVDVPGLPAGDYTVDVAYGGDDNYNPVNSSDSFSIDKVSPEVDVGTENIDYGDNETVTVTVNPVEGGSAPTGTVNLTVKDSDGKVVYECQADLVEGKATVDVPGLPAGDYTVEVAYGGDENYTATNSNGNFAVGKVNPDMEVDGEDIDYGDNETVTVTLPKDATGTVNVTVKDSDGNVVYEGEAKLDDGKATVDVPGLPAGDYTVEVAYGGDDNYNPVNSSDSFSIDKVAPEVDADTEDIDYGEDEPITVTIDPVEGGSTPTGTVNVTVKDKDGNVVYEDQVDLVDGKVTLDIPDLDAGDYTVDVAYSGDENYTARNSSGSFTVNKAKPELNVDSEDIDYGDDETITVSLPEDATGTVNITITDKDGKTKVFNDVPIENGKATISVPDLDAGDYNVTVDYPGDDNYLGSKATSSFKVVRSNSNITLETENITYGDEEPITVDVNPVEGGVTPTGTVNITITDKDGNTKVFNDVPLENGKATVDVPDLAAGNYIVDVKYSGDGNYDPDSTEGAFEVAKAVPHIEIHVYDIYYGDVEVLTVTCDAPGTVDITVNGVTVTVPLDDGYDKRVFSSIVRAYSGKATLDLVNLAVGTYPAKAVYNGNENYTSVSDNDTFHVYKENTTTKISVDDIKLGEDAVIDIEVTHEDGSEKINTNITVTVDGKDYTVELIDGKGTLTIPDLDLGKHTVKAVYPGSHNYTNSSNATSFKVTKVTPSFDISTENIQVGDDETVTVTLPDDATGTVTLTIDGKEYTATVENGKATFVIPGIKAGEHKVNVAYSGDDKYAPAKRSDSFTVSKVKPDMGMDAPEIKVGQDGVITVTVPEDATGTISITVDGKTYTASIKDGKAVFHISGLGPGTHIVKAYYSGDGKYLAGSVDGTIVVEPKNGTSPQDKGKAHGGIDLESKKTGNPILVLFMVLFSLILIPIKRRRDDDEEEENEDQINRID; from the coding sequence GTGGAAGGATTAGCTGTTGGCGAATATAATGTGACTGTAGAATACAGCAATGACCCTAACTACAACAACAGCAATGCATCTACCTTATTCCATGTGGATAAGGCTAATATTCCTGATGTTCCAAATACTGAAGGTCTTGTTGTAATTCCAACAAATATCACATATCTTGAAGATGAATCCATTACAGTTACTTTAGATGTTCCTAATGCAACTGGCAAAGTCACTATCAACATTAATGGAACCGACATTGAAACTAAGGAGATTGGCGGTGGCACTGTAACATTCACTGTTTCAGGCCTTGCAGTTGGCGAGTATAATGTAACTGCCAAATACACTGATGATCCAAATTACAATGATGTCAATGCTTCTGCATTGTTTAATGTTAGTCCAGCTGCTTCCAATGTGACTGTAGTTCCTACAAATATCACATATCTTGAAAATGAGACCATTACAATTAGCGTTAACGTAACTAATGCTACAGGTACTCTTGTAGTCAAGATAAACGGCACAGAAGTGAACACAACTACATTTACAGGTGAAGATAAGCCAACTATTGTAGTAACTGTTCCAGACCTTGCAGTAGGCGAATACAATGTAACTGTGGAATACATAGATGATCCAAATTACAACAATAGCGATGCATCTGCCTTATTCCATGTAGATAAGGCTAATATTCCTGATGTCAACCCAGATACAGGCATCGTTGTTGTTCCTACAAATATAACATACAATGATGATGAAACTATTACCGTAACTGTTAATGTAAGCAATGCTACCGGTAAGGTTACCATTAAGATTAACGACACTGATATCGTATTAAGCAAGAACATTACTGAAGACGGCTCACAGACTGTAACATTCAATGTTCCAGGCCTTGTTGTAGGCGACTATAACGTAACTGCAGAATACACAGATGACGCTAACTATAATGATGTCAATGCTTCTGCATTGTTCAAGGTTGAACCAGCTGCTTCCAATGTGACTGTTGTGCCAGTAAACATTACTTATGGTGAAAATGAGACTATCACAGTCAGCGTTGATATCAATAACGCTACAGGTAATGTAACCATTAAGATTAACGGCACTGCTGTTGAATTGACTAAGAACATTACTGAAGAAGGTTCACAGACTGTTACTTTCAATGTTCCAGGTCTTGCAGTGGGCGAATATAATGTAACTGCTGTTTACCATGATGATGTTAACTATAATGAAAGCAATGCTAGTGCATTGTTCAATGTAAAGAAATCAGCTCCAGTCAATCTGACTGTAACTGCTACTAATGTGACTTATGGCGAAAACGTAACCGTTACCGTCACTGTTCCAGATGACGCTACTGGCAATGTAACCATTACTATCGGAGATTACACAGACAAGAAGGAAATCACTCCTGGATCAAACACTGTCGAATTCACAGTACCAAATCTTGAAGTGAATAACTATGTTGTCTATGCTAACTACTCTGGTGACAGCAACTATGAAAGCGGCATCGTAAATGCTCCATTCCATGTTGATAAAGCTAATTCAACCGTAATAGTTGAAGCAACTAACATAACCTATGGAGAAGATGAGACAATCACTGTAACTGTCCCTAACAATAATGCTACTGGATGGGTAACTGTCAGCGTAAACGGTAGTGAAATCGGCTCTAAAAAGATTGGCACAGATGGAAAAGCAACATTCACAGTCAAAGACTTAGAAGCAGGCGAATATGAAGTAACCGTAACATATGATGGAGATAGAAACTACAATGGAAACAACAACCTTACAAGATTCACAGTAGATAAGGCTAACATTACTGAAGATAATATAACTGTAGTTCCAACAAATATCACATATCTTGATAATGAAACAATCGCTGTAACTATCGGCGTAAACAACGCTACAGGCATAGTAACCATCAAGATAAACGGAACTAATATCGAATTAAGCAAGAATATTACTGAAGATGGTTCACAGACTGTAACATTCAATGTTCCAGGCCTTGTTGTAGGCGACTATAATGTAACTGCAGAATACACAGCTGATCATAACTATAATGACGTCAACGCTTCTGCATTGTTCAAGGTTGAACCAGCCTCATCAAATGTGACTGTCGAAGCGGTAAATATCACTTATCTTGATAATGAGACTATCACTGTCACTGTTCCAATCACTAATGCAAGCGGTACAGTTGTAATTAAGATAAATGGAACTCAAAAAGACGAAAGAACCGTAAGCGGAGACAATCCAACCTACAATATTACAGTAGGGGGATTAGCTGTTGGCGAATATAATGTGACTGTAGAATACAGCAACGACCCTAACTACAACAGCAGCAATGCAAGTACCTTATTCCATGTAGATAAGGCTAATATTCCTGATGTCAACCCAGATACAGGCATAGTTGTTGTTCCAACAAATATCACATATAATGATGATGAAACTATCACTGTAACCGTTGATGTTCCTAATGCTACTGGAAATGTAACTATCAGAATCAACGGAACTGATGTTGAATTGACTAAGAACATTACTGAAGATGGCTCACAATCTGTAACATTCAATGTTCCTGGCCTTGTTGTAGGTGACTATAATGTTACTGTAGAGTACACAGATGATGCTAACTATAATGACGTCAATGCTTCTGCATTGTTCAAGGTTGAACCAGCTGCTTCCAATGTGACTGTAGTTCCTACAAATATCACATATCTTGATAATGAGACCATTACAATTAGCGTTAACGTAACTAATGCTACAGGTACTGTTGTAGTCAAGATAAATGGCACAGAAGTGAACACAACTACATTTACAGGTGAAGACAAGCCAACTATTGTAGTAACTGTTCCAGACCTTGCAGTAGGCGAATATAATGTAACTGTGGAATACACTGATGATCCTAATTACAACAATAGCGATGCATCTGCCTTATTCCATGTGGATAAGGCTAATATTCCTGATGTCAACCCAGATACAGGCATCGTTGTTGTTCCAACAAATATCACATACAATGAAGATGAAACTATCACTGTAACCGTTGATGTTCCTAATGCTACAGGTAATGTAACCATTAAGATTAACGGAACTGATGTTGAATTGACTAAGAACATTACTGAAGATGGCTCACAATCTGTAACATTCAATGTTCCAGGCCTTGTTGTAGGTGACTATAATGTTACTGTAGAGTACACAGATGACGCTAACTATAATGACGTCAACGCTTCTGCATTGTTCAAGGTTGAACCAGCTGCTTCCAATGTGGCTGTAGTTCCTACAAATATCACATATCTTGATAATGAAACTATCACTGTAACCGTTGATGTTCCTAATGCTACTGGTATGGTTACCATTAAGATTAACGGCACTGGCGTTGAATTGACTAAGAACATTACTGAAGATGGCTCACAGACTGTCACTTTCAATGTTCCAGGCCTTACAGCCGGCGAATATAATGTAACTGCGGTTTACCATGATGATGTTAACTATAATGAAAGCAATGCCAGCGCATTGTTCAATGTAAAGAAATCAGCTCCAGTCAATCTGACTGTAACTGCTACTAATGTGACTTATGGAGATAACGTAACCGTTACCGCCACTGTTCCAAATGACGCTACAGGCAATGTAACAATTACAATCGGAGATTACACAGAGAAGAAGGAAATCACTCCTGGATCAAACACTGTCGAATTCACAGTACCTGACCTTGAAGTGAATAACTATGTTGTCTATGCTAACTATTCTAGTGACAGCAACTATGAAAGCGGCATTGTAAATGCTCCATTCCATGTAGATAAAGCACCTTCACATGTTGAGGTAGATGGAATAGACATTAATTACACTGATTTGGAAACCATTACAGTTACTGTAAGCGATAATAATGCCACTGGATTTGTAACCATTACAATCAACGGCACTGATATTGAATTAACTAAAGAAGTTTCTGCAGGTCAAGCTGTATTTGATGTAAAAGACTTGGTTGTTGGAGAATACAATGTAACTGCTGTATATCACAGCGATAGAAACTACTTGAACAGCACTGCTTCCGATACATTCAAAGTAGATAAGTCAGATGTCAAGAACATGACCATAAGTCCTGTAAACATTACTTATGGTGAAAACGAAACAATTACTGTAAGAATCACTGATAATAATATCACAGGCAATATAACCATTTCTGTAAATGGCACTGAATATGGTCCTGTTGAACTTGACAATGGTGTTGCAGTCTTTAATGTTCCTGGATTGATTGTAGGTGATTATGAAGTAACTGCTAGCTATAGCGGCGATTCCAACTATAATCCTGCAAGCTCAACCGAGACATTTACTGTGGATAAGGAGAAACCAAATGTTCATGTGGTCTCTGAAAACATTGACTATGGAAAGAATGAGACAATTACTGTTATTGTAGATGGATTTAATGTAACCGGCAATGTTACCATTAAGATTAATGGCACAGAGATAGCAACTAAAGAAATTAATGATAAAGGCCGTGCAGTATTTGTTGTACCTGGCCTTCAAGCCGGTGAATATGAAGTAGTTGCCATATATAACGGTGATGATAATCATGAATCTTCCGAAGGCAGTGATACATTTACAGTAGCTACCGTCACTCCAAACATGGATGTGGAAACTGAGGACATCGATTATGGCGACAATGAGACTATAACAGTAACCCTTCCTAAAGATGCGAAAGGTAGTGTAAACATAACCATTACCGATGAGAATGGCACTGTTGTTTATGAAGGTGAAGCTCAGCTTGAAGATGGCAAGGCTACTGTTGACGTTCCAGGCATCACACCGGGTCCATACAATGTAACTGTCAAGTATCCTGGAGACAGAAACTATAATCCAACCAATAAGACAGTCAGATTCAATGTAGATAAGGTAGTTCCTGATGTCGATGTCGATACTGTTAATATTGATTATGGCGACAATGAGACTGTAACTGTTACAGTTAACCCTGTTGATGGTGGCGTCACTCCTACAGGTAGTGTAAATGTCACTGTCAGAGATTCTGATGGTAAAGTTGTTTATGAAGGCAATGTAGATCTTGTTGCAGGCAAGGCTACCCTTGATGTTCCTGATTTAGGTGCAGGAGATTACACTGTTGATGTACGCTATGGCGGTGATTCCAACTACGATGATTCAACTGGAGGCTCAAGCTTCAATGTAGCTAAAGTCTCTCCTGATATGGATGTGCAAACTGAAGACATTGATTATGGCGACAATGAGACTGTTACTGTAACCCTTCCTAAAGATGCGACAGGCACTGTAAATGTAACCATTAAGGATAATGACGGCAATGTCTTTTATGAAGGTGAAGCTGAGCTTAAAGAGGGCAAGGTTACTGTTGATGTTCCTGGTTTGCCTGCTGGCGATTACACTGTTGATGTAGCCTATGGCGGTGATGATAATTACAACCCAGTCAATAGTTCCGATAGCTTCAGCATAGATAAGGTAAGTCCTGAAGTCGATGTTGGTACTGAAAACATTGATTATGGTGACAATGAGACTGTAACTGTCACAGTTAACCCTGTTGAAGGAGGATCTGCTCCTACAGGCACTGTAAATCTAACCGTTAAGGATAGTGACGGCAAAGTTGTTTATGAATGCCAAGCAGACCTTGTTGAAGGCAAGGCTACTGTTGATGTTCCTGGTTTGCCTGCTGGCGATTACACTGTTGAAGTTGCTTATGGCGGTGATGAGAATTACACTGCTACAAACTCCAACGGAAACTTTGCTGTAGGTAAAGTTAACCCTGATATGGAAGTTGATGGTGAAGACATTGACTATGGTGACAATGAGACTGTTACTGTAACCCTTCCTAAAGATGCGACAGGCACTGTAAATGTAACCGTTAAGGATAGTGACGGCAATGTTGTTTATGAAGGTGAAGCTAAGCTTGATGATGGCAAGGCTACTGTTGATGTTCCTGGTTTGCCTGCTGGCGATTACACTGTTGAAGTTGCTTATGGCGGTGATGATAATTACAACCCAGTCAATAGTTCCGATAGCTTCAGCATAGATAAGGTAGCTCCTGAAGTCGATGCTGACACTGAAGACATTGATTATGGTGAGGATGAGCCTATAACCGTAACCATTGACCCTGTTGAAGGAGGTTCCACTCCTACTGGCACTGTAAACGTAACCGTTAAGGATAAGGATGGCAATGTCGTTTATGAAGACCAAGTAGATCTTGTTGATGGCAAAGTCACCCTAGACATTCCAGATTTAGATGCCGGCGACTACACTGTTGATGTGGCATACAGCGGTGATGAGAATTACACTGCTAGAAACTCCAGCGGAAGCTTTACTGTAAACAAGGCAAAACCAGAATTGAATGTAGATTCAGAAGACATTGATTATGGTGATGATGAAACCATTACTGTAAGCCTTCCAGAGGATGCAACAGGCACTGTAAACATAACCATTACAGATAAGGACGGTAAAACCAAGGTATTCAATGATGTTCCTATTGAAAACGGCAAGGCTACAATTAGCGTTCCTGATTTGGATGCTGGAGACTATAATGTAACAGTAGACTATCCGGGAGATGATAATTACCTTGGCTCTAAAGCTACTTCAAGCTTTAAAGTTGTCAGATCAAACAGCAATATCACTCTTGAGACTGAGAACATCACATATGGTGACGAAGAGCCTATAACTGTTGATGTAAATCCAGTGGAAGGAGGAGTCACTCCTACCGGTACTGTAAACATAACTATTACAGATAAGGATGGAAATACTAAAGTATTCAATGATGTTCCTCTTGAAAACGGCAAGGCTACTGTAGATGTTCCTGACTTGGCCGCTGGAAACTACATAGTTGATGTAAAATACTCCGGTGATGGCAATTACGATCCAGATAGCACTGAAGGAGCATTTGAAGTTGCAAAAGCAGTTCCTCACATTGAAATTCATGTATATGACATTTACTATGGCGATGTAGAAGTGCTCACTGTCACATGCGATGCTCCAGGCACTGTGGACATCACTGTAAATGGAGTCACTGTAACAGTACCTCTTGATGACGGATATGATAAGCGTGTATTCAGTTCAATTGTTAGAGCATACAGCGGCAAGGCAACTCTTGACCTTGTAAACTTGGCTGTTGGCACATACCCTGCTAAGGCAGTCTATAACGGAAATGAAAACTACACTTCCGTCAGCGACAATGACACTTTCCATGTATACAAGGAGAATACCACTACCAAGATATCTGTAGATGATATCAAGCTAGGTGAAGATGCAGTGATTGATATTGAAGTTACCCATGAAGACGGCTCTGAAAAGATCAATACTAACATAACTGTAACTGTCGATGGAAAAGATTATACTGTTGAGCTCATTGATGGAAAAGGCACTTTAACCATTCCTGATTTGGATCTTGGAAAACATACTGTCAAAGCGGTATATCCTGGAAGCCACAACTACACAAACAGTTCAAACGCTACCAGCTTTAAAGTGACAAAAGTTACTCCAAGCTTCGATATTTCAACTGAAAACATCCAAGTCGGAGATGATGAAACCGTTACTGTAACTCTTCCAGATGATGCAACAGGAACCGTAACCCTTACCATTGACGGCAAAGAATATACTGCTACAGTTGAAAACGGCAAAGCTACATTTGTTATTCCTGGCATTAAGGCAGGCGAACATAAGGTCAATGTTGCATATAGCGGTGATGACAAGTACGCCCCTGCTAAAAGAAGCGACAGCTTTACAGTAAGCAAGGTTAAACCTGATATGGGCATGGACGCTCCTGAAATCAAAGTAGGCCAAGACGGCGTTATAACCGTAACTGTTCCAGAAGATGCAACAGGTACAATAAGCATTACCGTAGATGGCAAGACTTACACTGCAAGCATTAAGGATGGCAAAGCGGTATTCCATATCTCTGGATTAGGTCCAGGCACACATATTGTCAAAGCCTACTACTCTGGTGACGGCAAGTACTTGGCTGGCTCTGTTGATGGAACCATTGTTGTAGAGCCTAAGAACGGTACAAGCCCACAAGATAAGGGCAAAGCTCATGGTGGTATTGATTTAGAAAGCAAAAAGACCGGTAATCCAATATTAGTATTGTTCATGGTATTGTTCAGCTTAATTTTAATACCTATAAAAAGAAGAAGAGATGATGATGAAGAAGAGGAAAATGAAGATCAAATTAATCGTATAGATTAA